One part of the Streptomyces sp. AM 2-1-1 genome encodes these proteins:
- a CDS encoding extracellular solute-binding protein — MLFRTRRLAAASVAVTAATALVAGCTSGSAGTSGANGDTLTLWTHNAGNSVELDVVKKIIKDFNGSQDTYEVKLQAFPQSDYNNSVVAAASARKLPCLLDVDGPNVANWAWGGYLDPIDVSGSEVPLLAQLASTVGKYEDKLYAFGFYDVSLAFFARKSVLESHGIRVPTMGKPWQKDEFDTALAKLKKSGEFEYPLEMGTGGTGEWWSYGYSPQLQSFGGDLVDRRDYEKASGTLDGESAVQWATWFQSLVTKGYMAKKSGADPNKDFLAGKSAIQWDGSWNAAKNAEKLGDDLAIIPPVDFGTGPKIGGASWQWAMSSTCSNKAGAQEWLKFSRQNKYFVEYARATSTIPATDAAAREIEDYQPGGTFDVLVDFAREYATVRPATPAYPYISTEFEKAAKDILAGADPKKALGQAAKDIDSNLKTNDYYSD; from the coding sequence ATGCTGTTCAGAACACGACGCCTCGCTGCTGCGAGTGTAGCCGTCACGGCGGCGACCGCGCTGGTCGCCGGATGCACGTCCGGGAGCGCGGGCACGTCCGGTGCCAACGGCGACACGCTGACCCTGTGGACGCACAACGCCGGCAACTCGGTGGAACTCGACGTCGTCAAGAAGATCATCAAGGACTTCAACGGCTCTCAGGACACGTACGAGGTCAAGCTCCAGGCGTTCCCGCAGAGCGACTACAACAACTCGGTCGTGGCGGCAGCCTCCGCCCGGAAGCTGCCCTGCCTGCTCGACGTGGACGGCCCGAACGTGGCGAACTGGGCGTGGGGAGGCTACCTGGACCCGATCGACGTCTCCGGCAGCGAGGTGCCCCTGCTCGCCCAGCTGGCCAGCACCGTCGGGAAGTACGAGGACAAGCTCTACGCGTTCGGCTTCTACGACGTCTCGCTGGCCTTCTTCGCCCGCAAGTCGGTGCTGGAGTCCCACGGCATCCGTGTTCCCACCATGGGGAAGCCGTGGCAGAAGGACGAGTTCGACACGGCGCTCGCCAAGCTGAAGAAGAGCGGCGAGTTCGAGTACCCGCTGGAGATGGGCACCGGCGGCACCGGCGAGTGGTGGTCCTACGGCTACTCGCCGCAGCTGCAGAGCTTCGGCGGGGACCTGGTCGACCGCCGCGACTACGAGAAGGCCTCGGGCACCCTCGACGGCGAGAGCGCCGTGCAGTGGGCCACCTGGTTCCAGTCGCTGGTGACCAAGGGCTACATGGCGAAGAAGTCCGGAGCCGACCCCAACAAGGACTTCCTGGCCGGCAAGAGCGCCATCCAGTGGGACGGCAGCTGGAACGCGGCAAAGAACGCCGAGAAGCTCGGTGACGACCTGGCGATCATCCCCCCGGTCGACTTCGGCACCGGGCCCAAGATCGGTGGTGCGTCCTGGCAGTGGGCCATGAGCTCCACCTGCTCCAACAAGGCCGGCGCACAGGAGTGGCTGAAGTTCTCCCGCCAGAACAAGTACTTCGTCGAGTACGCCAGGGCCACCAGCACCATCCCGGCCACCGACGCCGCGGCGCGCGAGATCGAGGACTACCAGCCCGGCGGCACGTTCGACGTCCTGGTCGACTTCGCGCGTGAGTACGCGACGGTGCGGCCCGCCACCCCGGCCTATCCCTACATCTCCACCGAGTTCGAGAAGGCGGCCAAGGACATCCTGGCCGGCGCGGACCCGAAGAAGGCTCTCGGCCAGGCCGCGAAGGACATCGACAGCAACCTGAAGACGAACGACTACTACTCCGACTGA
- a CDS encoding sugar ABC transporter permease has translation MIAARERLRPVRRTRTTNARRRESLTAFGMATPAVVLLIVFLVVPVALAFTLAFTDARLVSPTPARFVGLRNFTLLFQDPTFYKSLRNTAYFAAVVVPLQAGLALVLALLVNTKVRGINFFRTVYFLPVVTSMVVVSLLWTFLYREDGLVNHVISTLTLGHAEGPDWLGDPATAMPAIILMSVWQGVGFHMVIWLAGLQTIPAELYEAADLDGATRWDRFRHVTWPGLRATRTFVLVTITIAAFSLFTQIRVMTQGGPLDSTTTVVYQAVHTGYDQQQTAYAAAVSLVFFVLVLSVSLVQRFLTREKD, from the coding sequence ATGATCGCAGCCCGGGAGCGGCTGCGTCCGGTCCGGCGAACCCGAACGACCAACGCCCGTCGCCGTGAGAGCCTGACCGCCTTCGGCATGGCCACCCCGGCCGTCGTGCTACTGATCGTCTTCCTCGTCGTGCCGGTCGCTCTGGCCTTCACCCTGGCGTTCACCGACGCGAGGCTCGTCTCGCCCACCCCAGCCCGCTTCGTGGGTCTGAGGAACTTCACCCTGCTCTTCCAGGACCCGACGTTCTACAAGTCCCTGCGCAACACGGCGTACTTCGCCGCTGTCGTCGTGCCGCTGCAGGCCGGACTCGCCCTGGTGCTGGCCCTGCTGGTCAACACCAAGGTACGGGGCATCAACTTCTTCCGTACCGTGTACTTCCTGCCGGTCGTCACCTCGATGGTCGTGGTGTCCCTCCTGTGGACCTTCCTCTACCGGGAAGACGGCCTGGTCAACCACGTCATCTCCACGCTCACCCTCGGTCACGCCGAGGGACCCGACTGGCTGGGCGACCCGGCCACCGCGATGCCCGCCATCATCCTGATGTCGGTGTGGCAGGGCGTCGGCTTCCACATGGTCATCTGGCTGGCCGGGCTGCAGACCATCCCCGCCGAGCTGTACGAGGCCGCGGATCTCGACGGAGCCACCCGCTGGGACCGCTTCCGCCACGTGACCTGGCCGGGACTGCGCGCCACTCGCACGTTCGTGCTCGTCACCATCACGATCGCGGCCTTCAGCCTCTTCACCCAGATCAGGGTGATGACGCAGGGCGGCCCCCTCGACTCCACCACCACCGTCGTGTACCAGGCGGTGCACACCGGCTACGACCAGCAGCAGACCGCCTACGCGGCTGCCGTCTCGCTGGTCTTCTTCGTGCTCGTACTGAGCGTCTCCCTCGTCCAGCGCTTCCTGACCCGGGAGAAGGACTGA
- a CDS encoding carbohydrate ABC transporter permease, which yields MTTFLKHLGGHTGRIVLALVFALPLVFMLVSSFKPDDQIFGDLDSPRAFLPVGALSLDNYTAVFERVPAARFLLNSVLISSITVVLGIVVNSLAAFALSRMRWPGRKLVLTAVIATLIVPFETFALPLVWWVNQLPLLSVNGFHLEWNTGWMDTYQVQILPFVANAFSVFFFHQYFRSIPKELDEAAIVDGAGWFTIYRRIVMPLSGPAVATVAILTFLPAWNSYLWPLMVVQSEELRPVMVGISYFFQLNVGWGQIMAYSSMITVPILALFVAFQRSFVNSIASSGVKG from the coding sequence ATGACCACCTTCCTCAAGCACCTCGGCGGTCACACCGGCCGCATCGTCCTGGCCCTGGTCTTCGCGCTCCCGCTCGTCTTCATGCTCGTCTCGTCGTTCAAGCCGGACGACCAGATCTTCGGTGACCTGGACTCCCCGCGCGCCTTCCTGCCGGTCGGCGCCCTGTCGCTGGACAACTACACAGCGGTGTTCGAGCGCGTCCCGGCGGCCCGGTTCCTGCTGAACTCCGTGCTGATCTCCTCGATCACCGTGGTGCTCGGCATCGTCGTCAACAGCCTGGCCGCGTTCGCCCTGTCACGTATGCGGTGGCCCGGCCGGAAGCTCGTCCTGACCGCGGTCATCGCCACCCTCATCGTGCCGTTCGAGACCTTCGCCCTGCCCCTGGTGTGGTGGGTCAACCAGCTTCCGCTGCTGAGCGTCAACGGCTTCCACCTGGAGTGGAACACCGGCTGGATGGACACCTACCAGGTGCAGATCCTGCCGTTCGTCGCCAACGCCTTCTCGGTCTTCTTCTTCCACCAGTACTTCCGGAGCATCCCCAAGGAGCTGGACGAGGCGGCCATCGTGGACGGGGCCGGCTGGTTCACCATCTACCGCCGCATCGTCATGCCGTTGTCCGGGCCGGCCGTCGCCACCGTCGCGATCCTGACCTTCCTCCCGGCCTGGAACTCCTACCTGTGGCCATTGATGGTCGTGCAGAGCGAAGAACTGCGGCCGGTGATGGTGGGCATCTCCTACTTCTTCCAGCTGAACGTGGGCTGGGGCCAGATCATGGCGTACTCCTCCATGATCACCGTGCCGATCCTGGCGCTCTTCGTGGCGTTCCAGCGCTCCTTCGTCAACAGCATCGCCTCCAGCGGCGTCAAGGGCTGA
- a CDS encoding GH32 C-terminal domain-containing protein: MRTRSPAKPARTSRSTLLRLLLALTICLGLTAPLATHTAGAAGTTLSNPGFESGDLKGWTTTGTAFDGAVTDKAGWGWGCCFNQAGTRHLWGFASGSDTPTGTVTSEPFTLTGTGMVSILLSGGRNDNDLYAALTTLDGTVLHKATGTDDEAYRRVTWDARTHLGEQLRITLVDKATGGWGHINLDDVRVGTDPAPSVAGLSNPGFESGDLKGWTTTGTAFDGAVTDKAGWGWGCCFNQAGTRHLWGFASGSDTPTGTVTSEPFTLTGTGMVSILLSGGRNDNDLYAALTTLDGTVLHKATGTDDEAYRRVTWDARIHLGEQLRITLVDKATGGWGHINLDDVRVGTDKAPDPTQEGLAAYWDFAEGKGTTTTEQVSQAADPISYVFNDAVDKPDSAPLWRTRREEEGVLSGALLFDGYSTWVTRAASQTQLPTDGLTVEGWVAPRAFEWGDEDKPSAIVNQQDKNAKRGFSLGVGRHGVWEFGIGTGDSWYETKVPKAAALAAGKWAHLAAVFAPGEGAIRLYLNGTQVARTTIPTSARLAKADVPLIIGRHNQPAIINGTFAVNMFNGLIDEVKVHTDPLTPAAVTASHTKDLQSFGGGSIPRARMAMDRSRYDGDRYRPGYHFTAPNHWMNEPHAPIQVNGRYHLFYQHNSHGPYWHNIGWGHAVSEDLVHWKDLPDALVPTADSVAPDGVWSGDSTLDENGVPVLLFTAGNDAQRPNQATGLARPVDPSDPDLVEWKMHPTLVTSQTADLAVGAGRKVRYGDFRDPFVWKEGDTWFQLMGSGVQNTSGTDIGGTALLYTSKNLTDWTYSGPLMVGDVAAHPKTGQVWELPTFLPIGKDAQGRQRRALLVNPAFPAGPGEYSSKFVYYWVGTWDAGARRWTPDTTQPKLMDYGDHFTGPSGTVDAKGRSLVFSIAQDRRTERAHYDAGWAHNAGLPIELNMRPDGDLGFRPVEEVSRLHAGAPLLDITAPTSVNDANTRLATVKGNMLHIKLTMERGTADTFGLDVLRSPGDEERTRLFYDAPAGQLGVDRSRSGNYSSAEPDFGIHKGPLTLSGGTLTLDVFLDRSMIEAYANSHKSITTRAYPFRQDSLGLRLFGDGSVITSMTVWKMGNLTD; this comes from the coding sequence ATGCGAACCCGCTCTCCAGCGAAACCCGCGCGGACGAGCAGGAGCACCCTGCTGCGCCTGCTGCTCGCGCTCACGATCTGCCTCGGCCTGACGGCACCCCTGGCGACGCACACCGCCGGCGCGGCCGGAACCACCCTGTCGAATCCGGGCTTCGAGTCCGGCGATCTCAAGGGCTGGACGACGACCGGAACCGCCTTCGACGGTGCGGTCACCGACAAGGCCGGCTGGGGCTGGGGCTGCTGCTTCAACCAGGCCGGCACCCGCCACCTGTGGGGATTCGCCTCCGGCAGCGACACCCCCACCGGGACGGTGACCTCCGAACCGTTCACCCTCACCGGCACCGGAATGGTCAGCATCCTGCTCTCCGGCGGCCGCAACGACAACGACCTGTACGCCGCCCTCACCACCCTCGACGGCACCGTCCTCCACAAGGCGACCGGAACCGACGACGAGGCCTACCGCCGCGTCACCTGGGACGCACGCACCCACCTCGGCGAGCAACTGCGCATCACCCTCGTCGACAAGGCCACCGGAGGCTGGGGCCACATCAACCTCGACGACGTCCGCGTCGGCACCGACCCCGCGCCCTCCGTGGCCGGCCTGTCGAATCCGGGCTTCGAGTCCGGCGATCTCAAGGGCTGGACGACGACCGGAACCGCCTTCGACGGTGCGGTCACCGACAAGGCCGGCTGGGGCTGGGGCTGCTGCTTCAACCAGGCCGGCACCCGCCACCTGTGGGGATTCGCCTCCGGCAGCGACACCCCCACCGGGACGGTGACATCCGAACCGTTCACCCTCACCGGCACCGGGATGGTCAGCATCCTGCTCTCCGGCGGCCGCAACGACAACGACCTGTACGCCGCCCTCACCACCCTCGACGGCACCGTCCTCCACAAGGCGACCGGAACCGACGACGAGGCCTACCGCCGGGTCACCTGGGACGCACGCATCCACCTCGGCGAGCAACTGCGCATCACCCTCGTCGACAAGGCCACCGGGGGCTGGGGCCACATCAACCTCGACGACGTCCGCGTCGGCACCGACAAGGCACCCGACCCCACGCAGGAAGGTCTCGCCGCCTACTGGGACTTCGCGGAGGGCAAGGGCACCACGACCACCGAGCAGGTCAGCCAGGCCGCCGACCCCATCAGCTACGTCTTCAACGACGCGGTGGACAAGCCGGACAGCGCCCCCCTCTGGCGCACCCGACGCGAAGAGGAAGGCGTCCTCTCCGGCGCCCTCCTGTTCGACGGCTACTCCACGTGGGTCACCCGCGCCGCGTCCCAGACGCAACTCCCCACCGACGGCCTGACCGTGGAAGGCTGGGTCGCCCCCCGCGCCTTCGAATGGGGCGACGAGGACAAGCCCTCCGCCATCGTCAACCAGCAGGACAAGAACGCGAAGCGCGGCTTCTCCCTCGGTGTCGGCCGGCACGGGGTGTGGGAGTTCGGCATCGGGACCGGTGACAGCTGGTACGAGACGAAGGTGCCCAAGGCTGCTGCTCTGGCCGCCGGCAAGTGGGCTCATCTCGCCGCCGTGTTCGCGCCGGGCGAGGGTGCCATCAGGCTGTACCTGAACGGCACGCAGGTCGCCCGGACCACCATTCCCACCAGTGCACGTCTGGCCAAGGCCGACGTCCCCCTGATCATCGGGCGCCACAACCAGCCCGCCATCATCAACGGCACGTTCGCCGTGAACATGTTCAACGGCCTGATCGACGAAGTGAAGGTCCACACCGACCCACTCACCCCCGCGGCCGTCACGGCGAGCCACACCAAGGATCTGCAGTCCTTCGGCGGCGGCAGCATTCCCCGAGCCCGCATGGCCATGGACCGCTCACGCTACGACGGTGACCGTTACCGTCCCGGCTACCACTTCACCGCACCCAACCACTGGATGAACGAGCCCCATGCCCCCATCCAGGTCAACGGCAGGTACCACCTCTTCTACCAGCACAACTCCCACGGCCCCTACTGGCACAACATCGGCTGGGGCCACGCGGTCAGCGAGGACCTGGTCCACTGGAAGGACCTGCCCGACGCCCTCGTCCCCACCGCCGACAGCGTGGCACCCGACGGTGTCTGGTCCGGCGACTCGACCCTCGACGAGAACGGGGTGCCCGTCCTGCTGTTCACGGCCGGTAACGACGCCCAGCGCCCCAACCAGGCAACCGGTCTCGCCCGCCCCGTCGACCCCAGTGACCCCGACCTGGTCGAGTGGAAGATGCACCCCACCCTGGTCACCAGCCAGACCGCCGACCTGGCCGTGGGTGCCGGACGGAAGGTCCGCTACGGCGACTTCCGTGACCCCTTCGTCTGGAAGGAGGGAGACACCTGGTTCCAGCTGATGGGCTCCGGCGTCCAGAACACCTCGGGCACCGACATCGGCGGCACCGCCCTCCTCTACACCTCCAAGAACCTCACCGACTGGACCTACTCGGGCCCCCTGATGGTCGGCGACGTCGCAGCCCACCCCAAGACCGGCCAGGTCTGGGAACTCCCCACCTTCCTGCCCATCGGCAAGGACGCACAGGGCCGCCAGCGCCGCGCACTGCTCGTCAACCCGGCCTTCCCCGCAGGCCCCGGCGAGTACAGCAGCAAGTTCGTCTACTACTGGGTGGGCACCTGGGACGCCGGCGCCCGCCGATGGACACCCGACACGACCCAGCCCAAGCTGATGGACTACGGCGACCACTTCACCGGCCCCAGCGGAACCGTCGACGCCAAGGGACGCTCCCTCGTCTTCAGCATCGCCCAGGACCGGCGCACCGAACGCGCCCACTACGACGCCGGCTGGGCCCACAACGCGGGGCTCCCCATCGAACTGAACATGCGGCCCGACGGAGACCTCGGCTTCCGCCCCGTGGAGGAGGTCTCCCGCCTCCACGCCGGCGCACCGCTCCTTGACATCACGGCGCCGACGTCCGTCAACGACGCCAACACCCGCCTGGCGACCGTCAAGGGCAACATGCTCCACATCAAGCTGACCATGGAGCGGGGCACCGCCGACACCTTCGGCCTCGACGTTCTCCGCAGCCCCGGAGACGAGGAACGCACCCGCCTGTTCTACGACGCCCCCGCGGGACAGCTGGGGGTCGACCGGTCCCGATCAGGGAACTACTCCAGCGCCGAGCCCGACTTCGGCATCCACAAGGGGCCACTCACCCTCTCGGGCGGCACCCTGACCCTCGACGTGTTCCTCGACCGCTCGATGATCGAGGCCTACGCGAACTCCCACAAGTCCATCACCACCCGCGCCTATCCCTTCCGCCAGGACTCCCTCGGCCTGCGGCTGTTCGGTGACGGCAGCGTCATCACGTCCATGACCGTGTGGAAGATGGGCAACCTGACCGACTGA
- a CDS encoding LacI family DNA-binding transcriptional regulator: MSERRVTMADVARKAGVSPTTASFALSGRTDMRISDASRERVLRAARELGYRPNVTARSLRTKSTQTIGLVSDQITTTPFAGDVIRGAMEAARERDHLLFITEAGGDRAAESSLVHALLDRQVDAVIYASMFTRYVTPPKELFGRRVVLLNCLAPGFDAPSVVPDEFEAGRDAARALIAAGHTEAIWAIGGHQAVPATPEGIVAGNERMRGLEEVLREGGARLDGVVECDWDTLDGYREVTALLAAGHRPRALVCLADRVSLGAYQALGEAGLSVPGDVSVISFDDQDIASVLRPALTTLRLPHYQLGHLAMELILRTGPLEALVHRVPMPLQSRASLAAPTSG; this comes from the coding sequence ATGTCCGAGCGCCGCGTGACCATGGCCGACGTCGCCCGCAAGGCGGGCGTCTCGCCGACGACCGCGTCGTTCGCCCTGTCCGGCCGGACCGACATGCGCATCTCCGACGCCTCCCGCGAACGTGTGCTTCGAGCGGCTCGGGAGCTGGGCTACCGCCCGAACGTCACCGCCCGCAGCCTGCGGACGAAGTCCACCCAGACCATCGGGCTCGTGTCGGATCAGATCACCACCACGCCGTTCGCCGGTGACGTGATCCGCGGCGCCATGGAGGCCGCCCGGGAACGGGACCACCTGCTGTTCATCACCGAGGCCGGCGGCGACCGTGCCGCCGAGTCCTCACTCGTCCACGCCCTGCTGGACCGCCAGGTCGACGCGGTGATCTACGCATCCATGTTCACCCGGTACGTGACCCCGCCCAAGGAGCTGTTCGGGCGCCGAGTGGTCCTGCTGAACTGTCTGGCCCCCGGCTTCGACGCGCCTTCCGTGGTCCCCGACGAGTTCGAGGCCGGACGGGACGCGGCCCGGGCCCTGATCGCGGCCGGTCACACCGAGGCCATCTGGGCGATCGGCGGTCATCAGGCCGTGCCGGCCACCCCGGAGGGGATCGTCGCCGGCAACGAGCGTATGCGCGGTCTGGAGGAAGTCCTCCGGGAGGGCGGCGCACGCCTGGACGGTGTCGTCGAGTGCGACTGGGACACGCTCGACGGCTACCGCGAGGTGACCGCCCTGCTGGCGGCGGGCCACAGGCCCCGCGCCCTGGTGTGTCTGGCCGACCGGGTGTCCCTCGGCGCCTACCAGGCCCTCGGTGAGGCAGGTCTCTCCGTGCCCGGTGACGTGTCGGTCATCTCGTTCGACGACCAGGACATCGCCTCCGTCCTGCGTCCGGCGCTCACCACGCTTCGGCTGCCGCACTACCAGCTCGGGCACCTCGCCATGGAGTTGATCCTCCGGACGGGTCCGCTCGAAGCACTCGTGCACCGCGTGCCGATGCCTCTTCAAAGCCGTGCCTCCCTCGCCGCGCCCACCAGCGGCTGA